The Streptomyces tendae genome has a window encoding:
- a CDS encoding septum formation initiator family protein yields the protein MSRKPELKGRPELRGRAARLAHLLPTGRAQAARTPFVLLVVLLLGGGLIGLLVLNSALSEGAFRLDDLQRETKELTDEEQALQRDIDAYSAPDALQRRARELGMVPGGDPAFLGPDGKVKGVPSAASAARVPLVLAPEALATATAPPPAAASVPRSPHPTTPGR from the coding sequence GTGAGTAGGAAACCCGAACTGAAAGGGCGGCCCGAGCTGCGGGGGAGGGCGGCCCGGCTCGCGCACCTGCTGCCCACCGGCCGTGCCCAGGCGGCCCGCACCCCCTTCGTGCTGCTGGTGGTCCTGCTCCTCGGCGGCGGCCTGATCGGCCTGCTGGTGCTGAACTCCGCGCTCAGCGAGGGCGCGTTCCGGCTCGACGACCTTCAGCGGGAGACCAAGGAACTCACGGACGAGGAGCAGGCCCTGCAGCGCGACATCGACGCCTACTCCGCCCCCGACGCCCTCCAGCGCCGCGCCCGCGAGCTGGGCATGGTGCCCGGCGGCGACCCCGCCTTCCTCGGCCCCGACGGCAAGGTCAAGGGCGTGCCCAGCGCGGCCTCCGCCGCCCGCGTCCCCCTGGTCCTCGCCCCCGAGGCGCTGGCCACGGCGACGGCCCCGCCCCCCGCCGCGGCGTCCGTCCCCCGTTCCCCGCACCCGACGACCCCCGGCAGGTGA
- the rsmH gene encoding 16S rRNA (cytosine(1402)-N(4))-methyltransferase RsmH: MSQRHVPVMLQRCLDLLAPALERPGAVVVDCTLGLGGHSEALLTRFPEARLVALDRDKEALRLSGERLAPFGERATLVHAVYDELPDVLDRLGIARVQGVLFDLGVSSMQLDEAGRGFAYAQDAPLDMRMDQTTGVSAAEVLNTYPPGELVRILRAYGEEKQAKRIVAAVVREREKEPFDNSARLVELIRDALPQAAKRTGGNPAKRTFQALRIEVNGELSVLERAVPAAVKALDVGGRIAVLSYHSLEDRLVKQVFAAGAATTAPPGLPVVPEQYQPRLKLLTRGAELPTEEEIAENRRAAPARLRGAQRIREDVE; the protein is encoded by the coding sequence TTGAGCCAGCGACACGTCCCGGTGATGCTCCAGCGGTGCCTGGACCTGTTGGCACCCGCCCTGGAACGGCCGGGAGCGGTGGTGGTCGACTGCACGCTGGGCCTCGGCGGCCACAGCGAGGCGCTGCTCACCCGCTTCCCCGAGGCGCGGCTCGTCGCCCTGGACCGCGACAAGGAGGCGCTGCGCCTGTCCGGCGAGCGGCTCGCCCCCTTCGGTGAGCGGGCCACCCTGGTGCACGCCGTCTACGACGAACTCCCCGACGTCCTCGACCGCCTCGGCATCGCGCGCGTCCAGGGCGTCCTGTTCGACCTCGGGGTGTCCTCCATGCAGCTCGACGAGGCCGGCCGCGGCTTCGCCTACGCCCAGGACGCCCCCCTCGACATGCGCATGGACCAGACGACCGGCGTCAGCGCCGCCGAGGTCCTCAACACCTACCCGCCCGGCGAACTCGTCCGCATCCTGCGCGCCTACGGCGAGGAGAAGCAGGCCAAGCGGATCGTCGCCGCGGTCGTGCGGGAGCGCGAGAAGGAGCCGTTCGACAACAGTGCCCGTCTGGTCGAACTGATCCGTGACGCGCTGCCCCAGGCGGCCAAGCGCACCGGCGGCAACCCGGCCAAGCGCACCTTCCAGGCCCTGCGGATCGAGGTCAACGGCGAGCTGTCGGTGCTGGAGCGGGCCGTCCCGGCGGCCGTGAAGGCCCTCGACGTGGGCGGACGCATCGCCGTGCTGTCGTACCACTCCCTCGAGGACCGGCTGGTCAAGCAGGTGTTCGCGGCCGGCGCCGCCACCACCGCCCCGCCCGGGCTGCCGGTCGTCCCCGAGCAGTACCAGCCGCGGCTCAAGCTGCTCACGCGCGGTGCCGAACTTCCCACCGAGGAGGAGATCGCCGAGAACCGCCGCGCGGCCCCCGCGCGGCTGCGCGGCGCGCAGCGGATCCGGGAGGACGTGGAGTGA
- a CDS encoding beta-class carbonic anhydrase, which produces MTTSASVPAGSGNAAADAGTVTDRLVEANERYAHAFTDPGMDARPVLHVAVVACMDARLDLHDALGLSLGDCHTIRNAGGVVTDDVIRSLTISQRALGTRSVVLIHHTNCGLESLTEEFRHDLEMEVGQRPAWAVEAFRDVDQDVRQSMQRVRTSPFLLHTDDVRGFVFDVKTGLLREVDPT; this is translated from the coding sequence ATGACGACTTCTGCATCCGTACCCGCCGGTTCCGGAAACGCCGCGGCCGACGCCGGTACCGTGACCGACCGTCTGGTCGAAGCCAACGAGCGCTACGCCCACGCGTTCACCGATCCCGGGATGGACGCCCGTCCCGTCCTCCACGTCGCGGTCGTCGCCTGTATGGACGCCCGTCTCGACCTGCACGACGCGCTGGGCCTCTCCCTGGGTGACTGCCACACCATCCGCAACGCGGGCGGCGTCGTCACCGACGACGTGATCCGCTCGCTGACCATCAGCCAGCGGGCGCTGGGCACGCGCAGCGTGGTCCTCATCCACCACACCAACTGCGGTCTGGAGTCCCTCACCGAGGAGTTCCGGCACGACCTCGAGATGGAGGTGGGACAGCGTCCGGCGTGGGCCGTGGAGGCCTTCCGGGACGTGGACCAGGACGTCCGCCAGTCGATGCAGCGCGTGCGGACCTCGCCGTTCCTGCTGCACACCGACGACGTGCGCGGGTTCGTCTTCGACGTGAAGACGGGTCTGCTGCGCGAGGTCGACCCCACCTGA
- a CDS encoding AAA family ATPase translates to MTTYDDRASHGGAPDRAYGTVGEDLTAVVERVRGSVEGVIEGKPEVVRLSLTVLLAEGHLLIEDVPGVGKTMLAKALARSIDCSVRRIQFTPDLLPSDITGVSIWDQQRRDFEFKPGAIFAQIVIGDEINRASPKTQSALLESMEERQVTIDGNTYELPSPFMVVATQNPVEMEGTYPLPEAQRDRFMARVSVGYPSAEAELRMLDVHGGVSPLEDLQPVAHAHDIVKLIEAVRGVYVAEPVRRYAVDLVAATRTHPDLRLGASPRATLHLLRAAKAAAALAGRDYALPDDVQALAVAVLAHRLLPTAQAQLNRRTAEQVVQEILQRTTVPATAGRPAGFGGLDRGGYGQQPPRRL, encoded by the coding sequence GTGACGACCTATGACGATCGTGCGAGCCATGGGGGCGCCCCCGACCGGGCATACGGGACGGTCGGGGAGGACCTGACCGCCGTCGTGGAGCGCGTGCGCGGTTCGGTGGAAGGCGTGATCGAGGGGAAGCCCGAGGTCGTACGGCTCTCGCTGACCGTGCTGCTCGCCGAGGGACATCTGCTCATCGAGGACGTCCCGGGAGTCGGCAAGACGATGCTGGCGAAGGCACTGGCGCGGTCGATCGACTGCTCCGTGCGGCGCATCCAGTTCACACCGGACCTGCTGCCCTCGGACATCACCGGCGTGTCCATCTGGGACCAGCAGCGCCGTGACTTCGAGTTCAAGCCGGGCGCCATCTTCGCCCAGATCGTGATCGGCGACGAGATCAACCGCGCGTCGCCGAAGACGCAGTCGGCGCTGCTGGAGTCGATGGAGGAGCGCCAGGTCACCATCGACGGCAACACCTACGAACTGCCCAGCCCCTTCATGGTGGTGGCGACGCAGAACCCGGTCGAGATGGAGGGCACCTACCCGCTGCCGGAGGCCCAGCGCGACCGTTTCATGGCCCGCGTCTCGGTCGGCTACCCGAGCGCGGAGGCCGAGCTCCGGATGCTCGACGTGCACGGCGGCGTCTCCCCGCTGGAGGACCTCCAGCCGGTGGCGCACGCGCACGACATCGTGAAGCTGATCGAGGCGGTGCGCGGCGTGTACGTCGCCGAGCCGGTCCGCCGGTACGCGGTCGACCTGGTCGCCGCCACGCGCACGCACCCCGACCTCAGACTCGGGGCCTCCCCGCGCGCGACGCTGCATCTGCTGCGCGCGGCGAAGGCGGCGGCGGCTCTCGCGGGCCGTGACTACGCGCTGCCGGACGACGTGCAGGCGCTCGCCGTCGCCGTGCTCGCACACCGCCTGCTGCCCACCGCCCAGGCCCAGCTCAACCGCCGCACCGCCGAGCAGGTGGTGCAGGAGATCCTGCAGCGCACCACGGTGCCCGCTACCGCCGGCCGGCCCGCCGGGTTCGGCGGCCTGGACCGCGGAGGCTACGGCCAGCAGCCGCCGCGGAGGCTGTGA
- a CDS encoding DUF58 domain-containing protein, with product MSAVGAVHAEGDRGDRSGVRTALAGLTTRGRSFLAAGVAAAICAYVLGQSDLLRVGLLLAGLPLVCAAVLYRTRYRVAGSRRLSPGRVPAGSEARVHLRMDNVSRMPTGLLMLQDRVPYVLGPRPRFVLDRVEAGGRREVSYRVRSDLRGRYPLGPLQLRLSDPFGMCELNRSFSTFDTLTVIPRVEPLPPVRLSGEAKGYGDGRQRSLALAGEDDVIPRGYRYGDDLRRVHWRSTARYGELMVRREEQPQRARCTVLLDTRAIAYEGVGPDSAFEWSVSGAASVLVHMLERGFSVRLLTDTGSVVPGEGSDGFSGIHQESADAAGLMMDTLAVVDHSDEEDLSRAYDVLRSGGEGLLVAFLGDLDEEQAAVLARMRQRSGGAVAFLLNSEDWLREPSDVPGASDPGEERLRMLRESGWTAVAVPRGVSVEHVWRQADRERSGLTAASGGEGP from the coding sequence ATGTCAGCCGTCGGCGCGGTCCACGCCGAGGGCGACCGCGGCGACCGGAGCGGGGTGCGGACCGCCCTGGCGGGGCTCACCACACGCGGGCGCTCCTTCCTGGCGGCCGGGGTGGCCGCCGCGATCTGCGCGTACGTGCTGGGGCAGAGCGACCTGCTGCGGGTCGGGCTGCTGCTGGCGGGGCTGCCGCTGGTGTGCGCGGCCGTGCTGTACCGCACCCGCTACCGGGTCGCCGGCAGCCGCCGGCTCTCCCCCGGCCGGGTGCCGGCCGGCTCCGAGGCGCGGGTGCACCTGCGGATGGACAACGTCTCCCGGATGCCCACCGGGCTGCTGATGCTCCAGGACCGGGTGCCGTACGTGCTCGGTCCGCGTCCGCGGTTCGTGCTGGACCGGGTGGAGGCGGGCGGGCGCCGCGAGGTGTCCTACCGGGTCCGCTCCGACCTGCGCGGCCGCTATCCGCTGGGCCCGCTGCAGCTGCGGCTGTCCGACCCGTTCGGGATGTGCGAGCTGAACCGCTCGTTCTCCACGTTCGACACGCTGACCGTGATCCCCCGCGTGGAGCCGCTGCCGCCGGTGCGGCTGAGCGGCGAGGCCAAGGGGTACGGCGACGGGCGGCAGCGTTCGCTGGCCCTGGCCGGCGAGGACGACGTGATCCCGCGCGGCTACCGCTACGGCGACGACCTGCGCCGGGTCCACTGGCGCTCCACCGCCCGCTACGGCGAGCTGATGGTGCGCCGCGAGGAGCAGCCGCAGCGCGCCCGCTGCACGGTGCTGCTGGACACCCGGGCCATCGCCTACGAGGGCGTGGGACCGGACTCGGCGTTCGAGTGGTCGGTGTCGGGCGCGGCCTCGGTGCTGGTCCACATGCTGGAGCGGGGCTTCTCGGTGCGGCTGCTGACCGACACCGGCAGCGTGGTGCCCGGCGAGGGGTCCGACGGCTTCTCGGGGATCCATCAGGAGTCGGCGGACGCCGCCGGGCTGATGATGGACACGCTGGCCGTGGTGGACCACTCCGACGAGGAGGACCTGTCCCGCGCCTACGACGTGCTCCGTTCGGGGGGCGAGGGGCTGCTGGTGGCCTTCCTCGGCGACCTGGACGAGGAGCAGGCCGCGGTGCTGGCCCGGATGCGGCAGCGCAGCGGGGGCGCCGTCGCCTTCCTGCTGAACAGCGAGGACTGGCTGCGGGAACCGTCGGACGTGCCCGGCGCGTCGGACCCGGGCGAGGAGCGGCTGCGGATGCTGCGCGAGTCGGGGTGGACGGCCGTGGCGGTGCCGCGGGGCGTCTCGGTGGAGCACGTCTGGCGGCAGGCGGACCGTGAGCGCTCGGGCCTGACGGCGGCGAGCGGTGGGGAGGGACCGTGA
- a CDS encoding transglutaminase TgpA family protein produces the protein MISGRARLTVRAWAATLLAACALLPLVEPATWILQAALLLAVQAGVGAAARRVPLGRPLTILAQVVVTLLLLTLLFAREHAVAGLIPGPDALRFFGEVLEQGGNDVNRYAIPAPLTDGIRLMLIGGVLVIGLLVDALAVTFRSAAPAGLPLLALYSVAAGLADNGIDWLWFLLAAAGYLMLLLAEGRDRLSQWGRVFGGAARTRGAETPGALAPVRSGRRIGALALGIALVVPLALPAMDGGLLDPAGRGVGAGSGGGGTISAVNPLVSLRDSLNVNEDRQVLSVRTELANTSDLYLRIVSLDDFDGTTWKPSKRAITQVPDGFPIPPGLGPDVARAEVGTMISTADWYGQDWLPMPYPPSSVSVRGDWRYEPVGMTLVGDHGQNTRGLTYEVRSLDVQPTAEQLADAPEPSSTLLREYTELPDSLPSVVFSTAREVTEGARTAYEQAVALQEYFTLNGGFEYDTQVDVGSGSGAIARFLRDKEGFCVHFSFAMASMARSLGIPARVAVGFAPGTPQADGSISVGLRDAHAWPELYFEGVGWTRFEPTPTRGSTPPYTVPDTGNEAVPDPARPSQAAPTESSAAPSQSSECSAQDKKLEACDSESPQAALPAGGDGPNWHVVLLWALAGLLVLVLPLAPMLWRTRTRAVRLGGHGRSEADAVPHVLAVWEELTDTAWDHGIPPDESLTPRGAADRIVRSGRLEGDAAASVHRVAGAVEQVLYAPRPLPVMGLGDDVRRASAAVRASVSRRTRLRAVLAPRSAVRVVSAVSDRWVALRDRLTALRPDWHLPSRQRG, from the coding sequence GTGATCAGCGGGCGGGCCAGACTGACGGTGCGCGCGTGGGCGGCCACCCTGCTGGCGGCGTGCGCGCTGCTGCCGCTGGTGGAACCGGCGACCTGGATCCTCCAGGCGGCGCTGCTGCTGGCGGTGCAGGCGGGGGTGGGCGCCGCGGCGCGGCGGGTTCCGCTGGGACGGCCGCTGACGATCCTGGCGCAGGTGGTCGTCACCCTGCTGCTGCTCACCCTGCTGTTCGCGCGGGAGCACGCCGTGGCGGGGCTGATACCCGGCCCGGACGCCCTGCGCTTCTTCGGCGAGGTGCTGGAGCAGGGCGGCAACGACGTCAACCGGTACGCGATACCGGCGCCGCTGACCGACGGCATCCGGCTGATGCTGATCGGTGGTGTCCTGGTCATCGGCCTGCTGGTGGACGCCCTCGCGGTGACCTTCCGCAGCGCCGCCCCGGCCGGGTTGCCGCTGCTGGCGCTGTACTCGGTGGCCGCGGGCCTGGCGGACAACGGCATCGACTGGCTGTGGTTCCTGCTGGCGGCGGCCGGTTATCTGATGCTGCTGCTGGCCGAGGGGCGCGACCGGCTCTCCCAGTGGGGCCGGGTGTTCGGCGGAGCGGCCCGGACCCGGGGCGCGGAGACGCCCGGGGCACTGGCGCCGGTGCGTTCGGGGCGCCGGATCGGGGCACTGGCGCTGGGCATCGCCCTGGTGGTGCCGCTGGCCCTGCCCGCGATGGACGGCGGCCTGCTGGACCCCGCCGGCCGGGGGGTCGGCGCGGGCAGCGGCGGGGGCGGCACCATCTCCGCGGTGAACCCGCTGGTGTCGCTGCGCGACTCGCTGAACGTGAACGAGGACCGCCAGGTGCTCTCGGTGCGCACCGAACTGGCGAACACCTCGGACCTGTACCTGCGCATCGTGTCCCTGGACGACTTCGACGGCACCACGTGGAAGCCGTCGAAGCGGGCCATCACACAGGTGCCGGACGGCTTCCCGATCCCGCCCGGCCTCGGTCCCGACGTCGCGCGCGCGGAGGTCGGCACGATGATCTCCACCGCGGACTGGTACGGCCAGGACTGGCTGCCGATGCCGTACCCGCCGAGCAGCGTGAGCGTGCGGGGCGACTGGCGCTACGAGCCCGTCGGCATGACGCTGGTCGGCGACCACGGGCAGAACACCCGGGGGCTGACGTACGAGGTGCGCAGCCTGGACGTGCAGCCCACGGCGGAGCAGCTGGCCGACGCGCCGGAGCCGTCGTCCACGCTGCTGCGCGAGTACACGGAGCTGCCCGACTCGCTGCCCTCGGTGGTGTTCAGCACCGCGCGTGAGGTGACCGAGGGCGCGCGGACCGCCTACGAGCAGGCGGTCGCCCTCCAGGAGTACTTCACGCTGAACGGCGGCTTCGAGTACGACACCCAGGTGGACGTCGGCAGCGGCTCGGGGGCGATCGCCCGCTTCCTGCGGGACAAGGAGGGCTTCTGCGTCCACTTCTCGTTCGCCATGGCGTCCATGGCGCGCTCCCTGGGCATCCCGGCCCGCGTCGCGGTGGGCTTCGCACCCGGCACCCCGCAGGCGGACGGCTCGATCTCGGTCGGGCTGCGGGACGCGCACGCCTGGCCCGAGCTGTACTTCGAGGGGGTGGGCTGGACCCGTTTCGAGCCGACCCCGACCCGGGGTTCGACGCCCCCGTACACCGTGCCGGACACGGGGAACGAGGCGGTGCCGGACCCGGCCCGTCCGTCCCAGGCCGCGCCCACGGAGTCGTCGGCGGCGCCGTCGCAGAGCTCGGAGTGCTCGGCGCAGGACAAGAAGCTGGAGGCCTGCGACAGCGAGTCGCCGCAGGCGGCCCTGCCCGCGGGCGGCGACGGCCCGAATTGGCACGTGGTGCTGCTGTGGGCGCTGGCCGGGCTGCTGGTGCTGGTGCTGCCGCTGGCCCCGATGCTCTGGCGGACCAGGACGCGGGCGGTACGGCTCGGCGGCCACGGCCGCTCCGAGGCGGACGCCGTCCCGCATGTGCTGGCCGTCTGGGAAGAACTGACCGACACGGCGTGGGACCACGGCATCCCGCCGGACGAGTCGCTGACCCCGCGCGGTGCGGCAGACCGGATCGTCCGGTCCGGCCGGTTGGAGGGGGATGCGGCGGCGTCGGTGCACCGGGTGGCCGGGGCGGTGGAGCAGGTGCTGTACGCGCCGCGGCCGCTGCCGGTCATGGGCCTGGGGGACGACGTGCGCCGTGCGTCGGCCGCGGTGCGGGCGTCGGTGAGCCGTAGGACGCGGCTGCGGGCGGTGCTGGCGCCGCGGTCGGCCGTGCGGGTGGTGTCGGCGGTGTCCGACCGCTGGGTGGCTCTGCGGGACCGCCTCACGGCCCTCCGCCCCGACTGGCACCTCCCTAGCCGCCAACGCGGCTGA
- a CDS encoding DUF3040 domain-containing protein, which produces MPLSEHEQRMLEQMERALYAEDPKFATALEGSGLRTYTRRRVYQAVAGFLVGIALLMAGMVAQQVWLSVVGFLVMLGCAVLAVTGWRKAPKPGEQAAGATAAPRAGRQGRQRRSMMDRIEERWQRRRDEQGGGGR; this is translated from the coding sequence GTGCCGCTCTCGGAGCACGAGCAGCGCATGCTCGAGCAAATGGAGCGAGCGCTGTACGCCGAAGATCCCAAGTTCGCGACGGCGCTCGAGGGAAGCGGGCTGCGTACGTACACCCGGCGACGGGTCTACCAGGCGGTCGCGGGCTTCCTCGTAGGTATTGCGCTCCTCATGGCCGGTATGGTCGCCCAGCAGGTGTGGCTCAGCGTCGTGGGCTTCCTCGTGATGCTGGGGTGCGCCGTCCTCGCGGTGACCGGCTGGCGCAAGGCCCCCAAGCCGGGTGAGCAGGCCGCCGGTGCGACTGCCGCTCCGCGGGCGGGCCGGCAGGGCAGACAGCGTCGCTCGATGATGGACCGCATCGAGGAGCGGTGGCAGCGGCGGCGTGACGAGCAGGGTGGCGGCGGTCGCTGA
- a CDS encoding methyltransferase: MSDPMRPRAALRTAVVWDVLQDALERRVKATGRQALDVLDTGGGSGNFAVPLARLGHRVTVVDPSPNALFALERRAAEEGVADRVHGVQGDARGLFDVAERGGYDVVLCHGVLEYVDDPAEGVRNTVAALRPGGVLSLLAAGLGGAVLARALAGHFTEARQALDDPNGRWGTGDPVPRRFTADQLTALVRGAGLDVGAVHGVRVFADLVPGVLVDTEPGALEALLKLEAAAAELDAFHSVATQLHVLGEAREAAEA; the protein is encoded by the coding sequence GTGTCGGACCCGATGCGCCCCCGCGCCGCTCTCCGTACCGCCGTTGTCTGGGACGTCCTCCAGGACGCCCTGGAACGCCGGGTCAAGGCCACCGGACGGCAGGCCCTGGACGTCCTCGACACCGGCGGCGGCAGCGGCAACTTCGCCGTGCCCCTCGCCCGGCTCGGCCACCGGGTCACCGTCGTCGACCCCAGCCCCAACGCCCTGTTCGCCCTCGAACGCCGGGCCGCCGAGGAGGGCGTCGCGGACCGGGTCCACGGCGTCCAGGGCGACGCCCGCGGCCTCTTCGACGTCGCCGAGCGCGGCGGCTACGACGTCGTGCTGTGCCACGGCGTCCTGGAGTACGTCGACGACCCGGCGGAGGGCGTGCGCAACACGGTGGCCGCCCTGCGCCCCGGAGGCGTCCTCAGCCTGCTCGCCGCCGGCCTGGGCGGCGCGGTGCTCGCCCGCGCCCTCGCCGGGCACTTCACGGAGGCCCGGCAGGCGCTCGACGACCCGAACGGCCGATGGGGCACCGGCGACCCCGTGCCGCGCCGCTTCACCGCCGACCAGCTCACCGCGCTGGTGCGCGGCGCGGGCCTGGACGTCGGCGCCGTGCACGGCGTGCGGGTCTTCGCCGACCTGGTCCCCGGCGTGCTCGTCGACACCGAGCCCGGCGCCCTGGAGGCGCTGCTGAAGCTGGAGGCCGCCGCGGCCGAACTCGACGCGTTCCACTCCGTGGCCACGCAGCTTCATGTGCTCGGTGAGGCGCGTGAGGCCGCCGAGGCGTGA
- a CDS encoding SAV_6107 family HEPN domain-containing protein, whose protein sequence is MAHSSAAAARRRRAAGPAPSLNHGPASDIHPVLRRAAAPPAALDLLAQARAGLDEAAVLDTPNERYATAHLAALRTAAAVLAARGRPETSPRARAKIRSAWEVLPEIAPELAEWSALFASGAQRRARAEAGIQGAATVRDADDLIRDVAMFLRLVERTLVLQPVLPQPRPDQDGPDTTPRGDLPDAG, encoded by the coding sequence ATGGCCCACTCGTCCGCAGCCGCCGCCCGTCGGCGCCGCGCAGCCGGCCCTGCCCCCTCACTGAACCACGGCCCGGCGAGCGACATCCACCCCGTGCTGCGCCGCGCCGCGGCCCCGCCCGCCGCCCTCGACCTGCTCGCCCAGGCCCGTGCCGGACTCGACGAGGCCGCCGTCCTCGACACCCCCAACGAGCGCTACGCGACGGCCCACCTCGCCGCCCTGCGCACGGCCGCCGCCGTCCTCGCCGCCCGCGGCAGGCCCGAGACCTCGCCCCGGGCGCGGGCCAAGATACGAAGTGCCTGGGAGGTGCTTCCCGAGATCGCGCCCGAACTCGCCGAGTGGAGCGCCCTCTTCGCCTCCGGGGCGCAGCGCCGGGCCCGCGCCGAGGCCGGCATCCAGGGCGCGGCGACCGTCCGGGACGCCGACGACCTGATCCGGGACGTGGCGATGTTCCTCCGCCTGGTGGAGCGGACGCTGGTGCTCCAGCCGGTCCTGCCCCAGCCCCGCCCCGACCAGGACGGCCCGGACACCACCCCGCGCGGGGACCTGCCCGACGCGGGCTGA
- a CDS encoding ATP-binding cassette domain-containing protein, with protein sequence MDDPSGLAVTADGLGLKGPRGWAFRDVSVDAGPGALIAVVGPSGTGRTCLLLALTGRMRPTEGRAVVGGRELPRRMAAVRRRSALAHVTGVTDLDPALTVAEHLREQELLRRRFGGALPRPRQLLRPRGERRRERRRHIDEALAAAGLDLAALPKGGRTAVRDLERVEALRLSLALALLGRPRLLGVDDTDLKLSSAEREEVWALLRSVAATGVTVLAVCSEPPADAVVVRTATTRTATTLPTPADQAAGPAEPADGRDAGAEKPAAPTESAAHAGTAESAGTDHPHRDHAQDDHDAKEAAVDALAETGRS encoded by the coding sequence GTGGACGATCCGAGCGGACTCGCCGTCACGGCCGACGGCCTCGGCCTGAAGGGACCACGGGGGTGGGCGTTCCGCGACGTCTCGGTCGACGCGGGGCCCGGGGCGCTGATCGCGGTGGTGGGGCCGTCCGGCACCGGACGCACCTGCCTGCTGCTCGCGCTCACCGGGCGGATGCGGCCGACGGAGGGGCGGGCCGTCGTCGGCGGGCGGGAACTGCCCCGGCGCATGGCCGCCGTACGCCGCCGCAGCGCGCTGGCGCACGTCACCGGTGTGACCGACCTCGACCCGGCCCTCACCGTGGCCGAGCACCTACGCGAACAGGAGCTGCTGCGCCGCCGCTTCGGCGGCGCCCTCCCCCGGCCCCGGCAGCTGCTGCGCCCGCGCGGTGAGCGCCGGCGGGAGCGGCGCCGGCACATCGACGAGGCGCTGGCCGCCGCCGGGCTCGACCTCGCCGCCCTGCCCAAGGGCGGGCGGACCGCCGTACGGGATCTGGAGCGGGTGGAGGCGCTGCGGCTGTCGCTGGCGCTGGCGTTGCTGGGGCGGCCCCGGCTGCTCGGGGTGGACGACACCGATCTGAAGCTGTCGTCCGCCGAGCGGGAGGAGGTGTGGGCCCTGCTGCGGTCCGTCGCCGCCACCGGTGTCACCGTGCTGGCCGTGTGCAGCGAGCCCCCGGCCGACGCGGTCGTGGTCCGTACGGCCACCACCCGTACGGCCACCACCCTTCCGACCCCGGCGGACCAAGCGGCCGGACCGGCCGAACCGGCCGATGGCCGCGACGCGGGGGCCGAGAAGCCCGCCGCACCCACGGAGTCCGCCGCGCACGCCGGAACCGCCGAGTCCGCCGGCACCGACCACCCTCACCGGGACCACGCCCAGGACGACCACGACGCGAAGGAGGCGGCGGTCGATGCGCTCGCCGAAACTGGCCGCTCTTGA